From the genome of Streptomyces sp. NBC_01317, one region includes:
- a CDS encoding HNH endonuclease family protein: MSGVYARGIRRTAVLAVSAALAAAATLLTAPTAQAALPTPVSAATARTYLTQLTVKAEGSSSGYSRDLFPHWITQSGACNTREVVLKRDGTNVVQDSSCAATSGRWFSVYDGATWSAAADVDIDHMVPLAEAWRSGASSWTTSQRQSFANDLTRPQLIAVTDNVNQAKGDQDPATWLPSVTSYRCTYVRAWVQVKYYWKLSVDSAEKSALQSILNGC; the protein is encoded by the coding sequence ATGTCTGGTGTCTACGCGCGTGGAATTCGCCGCACCGCCGTCCTCGCCGTCTCCGCCGCCCTCGCCGCGGCCGCCACCCTGCTCACCGCACCCACCGCCCAGGCCGCGCTCCCCACGCCGGTCAGCGCCGCCACCGCCCGTACGTACCTCACGCAGTTGACGGTGAAGGCGGAAGGTTCCTCCAGCGGTTACAGCCGCGACCTGTTCCCGCACTGGATCACCCAGTCCGGCGCCTGCAACACCCGCGAGGTCGTGCTCAAGCGCGACGGTACGAACGTCGTCCAGGACTCCAGCTGCGCCGCCACCAGCGGCCGGTGGTTCTCGGTGTACGACGGCGCCACCTGGTCGGCCGCCGCCGACGTGGACATCGACCACATGGTGCCGCTCGCCGAGGCCTGGCGTTCCGGCGCGAGCAGCTGGACCACCTCCCAGCGGCAGTCCTTCGCCAACGACCTGACGCGGCCGCAGCTCATCGCGGTCACGGACAACGTCAACCAGGCCAAGGGCGACCAGGACCCGGCCACCTGGCTGCCGTCCGTCACCTCGTACCGCTGCACGTACGTCCGCGCCTGGGTGCAGGTGAAGTACTACTGGAAGCTGTCGGTCGACTCGGCGGAGAAGAGCGCGCTCCAGTCGATCCTGAACGGCTGCTGA
- a CDS encoding alkaline phosphatase D family protein, with amino-acid sequence MTGLRLGPLLRYVDWDGRGTATVWVETDRPCTAEVRCEDGAYGTSRTFTVAGHHYALIPVTGLTPGTATPYEVVLDDHRVWPPEESRFPPSVIRSPAADATDLRVSFGSCRWASPPHGEPDPVGPDALDTLALRIAAETTATGETLATGPDSRGRERPDVLLLIGDQVYADETSKATQSWLAKRRDLSEPPGEQVADYQEYSHLYDESWGDPDVRWLLSTVPSCMIFDDHDLIDDWNTSDAWVADMREKPWWQERVLSGLMSYWVYQHLGNLSPAELETDEVYAEVRAASDGTDRLREFASEADRDPAGVRWSYRRDFGRTRLVMVDSRAARVLEESERAMLDEGEERWVREQVLDGQGPPDERGSYDHLLVGTSLPWLLPPFIHDVESWDSALCGGERGPRWARFGEWLRRAADLEHWAAFPKSFEKLTALIAEAGRGPGAPATVCVLSGDVHHAYIAEPRWTDASGGPDARVLQLTCSPVHNSIPASMKIGFRFGWSGLGRGLGRALKRHGRVGRSSVAWRRTGGPWFGNQLMTLTLRGRSADLRLDHALAKEGGAELVTVQERSLTP; translated from the coding sequence ATGACCGGGCTGCGCCTGGGACCACTGCTGCGGTACGTCGACTGGGACGGCCGCGGCACCGCGACCGTCTGGGTCGAGACCGACCGGCCGTGCACCGCCGAAGTGCGGTGCGAGGACGGGGCGTACGGCACCTCCCGTACGTTCACCGTCGCCGGCCACCACTACGCCCTGATCCCGGTGACCGGGCTGACCCCCGGCACCGCCACCCCCTACGAGGTGGTGCTCGACGACCACCGCGTCTGGCCGCCCGAGGAGTCCCGCTTCCCGCCGAGTGTGATCCGCAGCCCCGCCGCGGACGCCACCGACCTGCGGGTCTCCTTCGGCTCCTGCCGCTGGGCGTCCCCGCCGCACGGCGAGCCCGACCCGGTCGGCCCCGACGCCCTCGACACCCTCGCGCTGCGCATCGCCGCCGAGACCACCGCGACCGGCGAGACCCTCGCGACGGGCCCGGACAGCCGTGGGCGGGAACGCCCCGACGTCCTCCTCCTCATAGGGGACCAGGTCTACGCGGACGAGACCTCGAAGGCGACCCAGAGCTGGCTGGCCAAACGCCGTGACCTGAGCGAGCCGCCCGGCGAACAGGTCGCCGACTACCAGGAGTACAGCCATCTGTACGACGAGTCCTGGGGCGACCCCGACGTCCGCTGGCTCCTCTCCACCGTCCCCAGCTGTATGATCTTCGACGACCACGACCTGATCGACGACTGGAACACCAGCGACGCCTGGGTCGCCGACATGCGCGAGAAGCCCTGGTGGCAGGAGCGCGTCCTCAGCGGGCTGATGTCGTACTGGGTCTACCAGCACCTCGGCAACCTCTCCCCCGCCGAACTGGAGACGGACGAGGTGTACGCGGAGGTCCGCGCCGCGTCCGACGGTACGGACCGGCTCCGGGAGTTCGCCTCCGAGGCAGACCGCGATCCGGCGGGGGTGCGCTGGAGCTACCGGCGCGACTTCGGCCGTACACGGCTGGTCATGGTCGACTCCCGGGCCGCGCGTGTCCTGGAGGAGAGCGAGCGCGCGATGCTCGACGAGGGCGAGGAGCGGTGGGTCCGCGAACAGGTCCTCGACGGGCAGGGACCGCCCGACGAGCGGGGATCGTACGACCATCTCCTCGTCGGTACGTCCCTGCCCTGGCTGCTCCCGCCCTTCATCCACGACGTCGAGTCCTGGGACTCCGCCCTCTGCGGCGGTGAACGCGGGCCGCGCTGGGCGCGGTTCGGCGAATGGCTGCGCCGGGCGGCCGACCTGGAGCACTGGGCGGCCTTCCCCAAGTCGTTCGAGAAACTGACCGCGTTGATCGCGGAGGCCGGCCGCGGACCGGGAGCGCCGGCGACGGTATGTGTGCTGTCGGGCGACGTGCACCACGCGTACATCGCGGAACCGCGTTGGACGGACGCCTCGGGCGGACCGGACGCGCGTGTCCTCCAGTTGACCTGTTCGCCGGTGCACAACTCCATCCCCGCGTCGATGAAGATCGGTTTCCGGTTCGGCTGGAGCGGGCTCGGGCGGGGGCTGGGCCGCGCGCTCAAGCGGCACGGCCGGGTGGGCCGTTCGTCGGTCGCGTGGCGCAGGACGGGCGGGCCCTGGTTCGGCAATCAGCTGATGACGCTGACGCTGCGTGGCCGGTCCGCCGATCTGAGGCTGGATCACGCGCTCGCGAAGGAGGGGGGCGCGGAGTTGGTGACCGTACAGGAGCGGTCCCTGACTCCGTGA
- a CDS encoding HAD-IA family hydrolase, which translates to MPATTPPAATVLTTRGLLLDMDGTLVNSDAVVERWWRRWAVGHGLDPDEALKVVHGRQGHASMAVLLPDRPVEQNLADNRVMLAQETADTDGVVPVPGAPAFMASLAGLPHALVTSADETLATTRMKAAALPLPALRVTAESVTSSKPHPEGFLKGAAALGLAPADCMAFEDSEAGITAALAAGTRVVGIGPRALPHSPTVHAEDLTHVRVEALRDGGIRLHITA; encoded by the coding sequence ATGCCGGCCACCACCCCGCCCGCCGCGACCGTCCTGACGACCCGTGGCCTCCTCCTGGACATGGACGGCACCCTCGTCAACTCCGACGCCGTGGTGGAGCGCTGGTGGCGGCGCTGGGCGGTCGGGCACGGCCTGGACCCGGACGAGGCCCTCAAGGTCGTCCACGGACGCCAGGGGCACGCCTCCATGGCCGTCCTGCTCCCGGACCGCCCGGTGGAACAGAACCTCGCCGACAACCGCGTGATGCTCGCCCAGGAGACCGCCGACACGGACGGCGTGGTCCCCGTCCCCGGCGCCCCCGCCTTCATGGCGTCCCTCGCCGGCCTGCCCCACGCGCTGGTCACCTCGGCGGACGAGACCCTGGCCACGACCCGTATGAAGGCCGCCGCCCTCCCCCTCCCCGCCCTCCGCGTCACGGCGGAGTCGGTCACCTCCAGCAAGCCCCACCCGGAGGGCTTCCTCAAGGGCGCGGCGGCCCTCGGCCTGGCCCCGGCGGACTGCATGGCGTTCGAGGACTCGGAAGCGGGCATCACGGCGGCCCTCGCGGCGGGCACGCGCGTGGTCGGCATCGGCCCCCGCGCCCTGCCCCACTCCCCCACGGTCCACGCGGAAGACCTCACCCACGTCCGCGTGGAAGCACTCCGGGACGGCGGGATCCGCCTCCACATCACGGCCTGA